In Planktothrix serta PCC 8927, a single genomic region encodes these proteins:
- a CDS encoding hybrid sensor histidine kinase/response regulator, with protein MQNSQQSEYRLSHRRLHLEPDSKPEPFSLKAEGEIGMIFQDTEGKIQGCNPTAEQILGYPIQQMINQTFSASPWQFIDQAGSIIPVESSPVLKALKTGQPCLNVVVGFHKSNGELIQLLLNSQPLFQAQETTAWAVVTTFTEITKPRETDLQNPALQTLRDHEEQFRIALDSIPNILVIYDAQRRFQFVNAEGIRRSGKSWEELIGYQDEDIFPVDLTQTYVPTLKKAIATRTIQKLEVTRTVSELGTYTTIVNYVPVLNAEGEVDQVLGITYDITDRKRFEEFLEAKNRQITNIFKSITDGFVSIDHRWRYTSINAKAEELLGKSAQELIGHNIWEVFPELIESPTYAYAHQALSQQIPIEYEEFYPLFNRWFAVRLYPSTQGLSVYFLDITERKQTEAALRESEESFRNLAESMPQIVWSANPDGAVDYYNQRWAEFSGITQTDGQGWGWQPVLHSEDQQRTLDAWQQSVQTGQIYECEHRLLRFDGEFRWYLSRGVPVRDQQGQIIKWYGTATDIHEQKHSATEREKLLAREQAARAEAETANRIKDEFLATLSHELRTPMNAIMGWASLLRTRQLNSSTIARALETIERNTKLLNQLIEDILDVSRIIQGKLCLNCYAIKLIPMIEEAIEMVRSTAINKGVEIVTIWETSTAASVFGDMNRLQQIIWNLLSNAVKFTPTGGQITVKMSVIWENSTLPMAQIQVIDTGCGISPEFLPFVFERFRQADGSTTRSHGGLGLGLAIVRHLAQMHGGQVQAESPGLGLGATFTVKLPLLEPESFKAPTTPSPASDRELVTSQVLLSGLRVLVVEDEADTRELIRVTLQEYGATVMAVETALEALELIRKSPFEVLVSDLGMPEINGYELIQRVRTLAPEVGGQIPAIALTAYASAEDRQKALDLGFEQHISKPVDPLALALMIAKIVRVVDG; from the coding sequence ATGCAGAACTCCCAACAGTCTGAATACCGATTGAGCCATAGACGGTTGCATCTGGAACCAGACTCAAAACCAGAACCCTTTTCCCTCAAAGCCGAGGGTGAAATTGGGATGATCTTTCAAGACACCGAGGGTAAGATTCAAGGATGCAATCCCACGGCTGAACAGATTCTCGGATATCCAATTCAGCAGATGATCAACCAAACCTTCTCGGCATCTCCTTGGCAGTTTATTGATCAAGCTGGATCTATCATTCCAGTGGAGTCTTCTCCGGTTTTGAAGGCTTTGAAAACTGGACAACCTTGTTTAAATGTTGTTGTCGGTTTCCATAAATCCAATGGTGAGTTGATTCAGCTATTGCTGAACTCTCAACCTCTGTTTCAAGCGCAGGAAACAACAGCATGGGCCGTTGTCACGACTTTTACAGAAATTACGAAACCCAGAGAGACTGATCTGCAAAATCCGGCTTTACAAACCCTTCGGGATCATGAAGAACAATTTCGGATTGCTCTCGATAGTATTCCCAATATTTTAGTGATTTATGATGCTCAACGACGATTTCAGTTTGTGAATGCGGAAGGAATTCGTCGCAGTGGGAAGTCATGGGAAGAACTAATCGGTTATCAAGATGAGGATATATTTCCGGTAGATCTCACTCAAACTTATGTACCCACTCTCAAAAAAGCGATCGCTACTCGCACAATTCAAAAGTTAGAAGTAACTAGAACCGTTTCTGAGTTAGGAACCTACACCACGATTGTCAATTATGTTCCCGTTCTCAATGCTGAGGGTGAAGTCGATCAGGTTTTGGGAATTACTTATGATATTACCGATCGCAAACGGTTTGAAGAATTTTTAGAAGCCAAAAATCGTCAAATTACTAATATCTTTAAAAGTATTACCGATGGTTTTGTCAGTATTGATCATCGTTGGCGCTATACATCTATTAACGCAAAGGCAGAGGAACTTTTAGGCAAATCGGCCCAGGAGCTAATTGGTCACAACATCTGGGAGGTATTTCCTGAATTAATCGAATCTCCAACCTATGCTTACGCTCATCAAGCCTTAAGCCAACAAATTCCGATCGAATATGAAGAGTTTTATCCCTTATTTAATCGCTGGTTTGCAGTGCGTTTGTATCCTTCAACTCAGGGATTATCAGTTTATTTCCTTGATATTACCGAACGTAAACAAACAGAAGCCGCCTTACGCGAAAGTGAAGAAAGCTTCCGAAATTTAGCAGAGTCTATGCCCCAAATTGTTTGGAGTGCTAATCCTGACGGTGCAGTTGATTATTATAATCAACGATGGGCCGAATTTAGTGGCATTACTCAAACTGATGGTCAAGGATGGGGATGGCAACCTGTTCTTCATTCAGAAGATCAGCAGCGAACCCTAGACGCTTGGCAACAATCAGTGCAAACGGGACAAATCTATGAATGTGAACATCGCCTCCTGCGGTTTGATGGGGAATTTCGCTGGTATTTAAGTCGCGGTGTCCCGGTACGAGATCAACAGGGACAGATTATTAAATGGTATGGAACCGCTACTGATATTCATGAGCAGAAACACTCCGCCACCGAACGAGAAAAACTCTTAGCACGGGAACAAGCCGCCAGGGCCGAGGCTGAAACCGCTAATCGGATTAAAGATGAATTTTTAGCCACGCTCTCCCATGAATTGCGGACTCCGATGAATGCGATTATGGGGTGGGCGAGTTTACTCCGCACTCGTCAGTTGAACTCCTCAACCATAGCCCGTGCCTTAGAAACAATTGAACGGAATACGAAGTTATTGAATCAACTGATTGAAGATATTTTAGATGTATCGCGGATTATTCAGGGCAAACTTTGCCTGAATTGTTATGCGATTAAATTAATTCCGATGATTGAAGAAGCGATTGAGATGGTACGTTCTACGGCTATTAATAAAGGCGTCGAGATTGTAACGATCTGGGAAACCTCAACCGCAGCATCGGTTTTTGGGGATATGAACCGTTTGCAACAAATTATCTGGAATCTGCTCTCGAATGCGGTTAAATTCACACCAACGGGAGGACAGATAACAGTGAAGATGTCGGTGATTTGGGAGAATTCAACGCTACCAATGGCCCAAATTCAAGTGATTGATACCGGGTGTGGGATTAGTCCTGAGTTTTTACCCTTTGTGTTTGAACGCTTTCGTCAAGCGGATGGTTCCACCACGCGATCGCATGGAGGATTAGGATTAGGATTAGCCATTGTTCGTCATTTGGCCCAAATGCACGGGGGACAGGTACAAGCGGAGAGTCCAGGTTTGGGACTGGGGGCAACTTTTACTGTTAAACTGCCTTTACTAGAACCAGAATCCTTTAAGGCACCGACGACCCCATCTCCTGCCTCTGATCGGGAGTTAGTAACCTCTCAAGTTTTGCTATCGGGTTTGCGGGTGTTAGTGGTGGAAGACGAAGCCGATACCAGAGAGTTAATTCGGGTGACGTTGCAAGAATATGGGGCAACGGTGATGGCTGTTGAAACTGCCTTAGAAGCGTTGGAATTGATTCGGAAATCACCTTTTGAGGTGTTAGTTAGTGATTTGGGAATGCCTGAAATCAATGGTTATGAGTTGATCCAACGGGTGAGAACCTTAGCACCAGAAGTTGGGGGTCAGATTCCGGCGATCGCCTTAACTGCCTATGCTAGTGCCGAAGATCGCCAAAAAGCACTGGATCTTGGGTTTGAACAACATATTTCTAAACCCGTTGATCCCTTAGCCTTAGCGTTAATGATTGCCAAAATTGTTCGAGTTGTTGACGGTTAA
- a CDS encoding allophanate hydrolase-related protein, whose protein sequence is MANTTKRIFICGSALRGQPDHGNLGDAQFIKTAKTSPLYRLHAAANSSHPAIYKFGVGGISIPGEVYELSLEQFEHLVSTEPPNMYPGDVELEDGEVLTAMLYPRELIEHYQWPDISNFGGWVAYQKNGVKTSSNS, encoded by the coding sequence ATGGCTAACACAACTAAACGCATCTTCATTTGTGGTTCTGCTCTGCGGGGTCAACCGGATCATGGTAATTTGGGAGACGCGCAATTTATTAAAACTGCCAAAACCAGCCCCCTTTATCGGTTACACGCGGCGGCAAATAGTTCGCATCCGGCGATTTATAAATTTGGAGTAGGAGGAATTTCCATTCCTGGGGAAGTCTATGAACTCTCCTTAGAACAGTTTGAACACCTCGTCTCCACCGAACCCCCGAATATGTATCCTGGGGATGTGGAATTAGAAGATGGGGAAGTTTTAACCGCCATGCTGTATCCCCGTGAATTAATTGAACACTATCAATGGCCTGATATTTCTAACTTTGGCGGTTGGGTTGCTTATCAGAAAAATGGGGTTAAAACCTCGTCTAACTCTTAA